The sequence TAGATGATCCCATGATCAGTATGATTTGCAAACCGTGACATCAAATCAGTTAAAGATGTCAAAGTTCTAACATGCAACAAAGAATTTTACAAAAATGATGAGGATGAAACCTTGTAAGCAACTAATCCTACATTCTGCTAGCATGGCATGATCCTCACTCCCACTCTACCACGATGCAAAGTGGAAACAACAGCATGCAAACATGGTAGATATCCCAAAGAGAATGTAAACATGCAGTCAAAAACATAGAATATCAGGAAAATATTCATTGTATGCCAAAACATTTGCTGCATGATGCGAAGTGAAGATAACATAGTCAAACATGAAAGAGTCCAAATATAGCTGACACGAGTaaaacaaatatataattttgagGATTGGGTTTGCCATGAATGTTATATGAAAGCATCAATACAGCTTTCACTGCATGATCATTTATAATatcttccccaattcatttACTAATGGATAGAAAGATACCATGTGATTTTTGATAATGCCAGGTCTAATATTCACTAAAAACCAATAGCAGGTTCTGCATTCACTCTTCCAAGAATTTTAGAGGTTTGTTTCCATTCCCAAAATTTCACCCAATATCATGAGAACCATAGAGAGAGATTCTGTGCATGTTGCCTTAAAACTACAACTGCAACAACTTTCTTTCAATTTAGAATATATAGAAGGCACAATCTGTTTCTTGGTTACTGACATTTTCTTAATCCTGGCCAAGTGGTTAGGAACAAGAAGGTTCTTTGTATCACAAGTTCACAACACTCAAAGCACCCGATGTTTAAGTTTTTTTATGGCTTAGATATATAATAACCCAGGCACTCTATACACGAAAAACTGATGTCTAACCAAAAACTGAAATGGAAAAAGCTTGGATGCTTTTTGAGTACTGTTCAGCTAAACATAATTCCCATGCTAGTTTGATCTTCATATTAGAAGTTACTTTCTATTGCCAATCATCAAAATAATATGACTTCTTAATTCTTGAGATTTTAACATTGTTGCTTCAATATATTATATTCTTTATTCAGTAGATCCTGACCAATACTTCATCATCATTATGATTGCAACTGTAATATCTCGTGATATGAAATTGATTTGTTTTCTGaagttttttcaaaattttcccattgttcatattttgatttttgatcacATTCATTTGTTTACTATTCCTCCTGATAATATAAATTCCTTCAGCTGGTCCTTTTGGTATATCCCTATTCCTAGACATTTTTCTTCATCTTGTTTGAAGTCTTCAATACAATAATAAGTTGAAGGAGCTAATTCATATAAGCAACAGGAGTACTATAAGCTTAAAAGATCTTTAGACATACTCGAAAGGAGTGACCATAATGTCAGATCCGAGTCTCCTCGATCTGTTGGGGCCCCTCATGACCCTTAAAAATATTGTACCACCTGTGAGGTTTGATAAAAATGTACCTTCATTAGACCCTATAACAAGTGGTGTAAAGATACATATCTGAAAGATCTTTCATCATACTAGGTGTCTCTTGTCCTAGGTCTCTTGCTCGGCAAAATTTTACTTCATATCATCTCCCAAAAACCATCCCTTCACTTTAGGAAAAGAGGAGGATTAAATTGAGCATGATTTTTGTTGgttatacaaatatatatacacacacacatatatacatgAACATATAAAATACCCAAGTATGATACAAGACAAATGCATACATAAACATGAACAAACATAATATTTAAGTATCATATTTTAGTTTGCTAAATATTTCTTTGCAAAATGAAGGTTAAAGTTTGTATTTCTTCTTGCTAAGGGTTTTCCTTGGTTGTACGTCAACTTGATAACTTTTTTCTAATGTTCTTTGAAGAACAGGAAGTAATATTAGAAAACTAAAAGGTCAAACAACAAAGGGAAGAAGAACCATCATGGATAAAACCTTTCCTACCAGAGAAGCAATTAGCAGAGAAAATACGATTagttttttttatgataaactACATCGACTAGCTACTTGGTCGTTGGATTATTATAGAACTTATAGATGTTAAACAATAAAGTTCCAGTATTAACACAGCATTCTTAATGCTGCAAGACTTGCCTCATCGTGATTGTGGCTCCCATCGTCCAGTAATGGGGTCATGAGAGGAGGAGCAATATCTGGATCTGGCTTCCGAAAGATGAATGTGGTGTACAGACCTGCAGTATATAAACTAACATAAGTATCCAGACTATTGAAATATACAAATACAAAACTCCAATTCAATACTGAGTAAAATGAAGGGATAAATCACCTAAGACATCATATGATCTCTGAAGAAGCCGTCCTCTTTGATCCACAATATTATGGCCAGCATCCATGAGCATTCCTGTTAATTGTGCTCTTTAAAGACAATTAAAAACTTGTGAGCATTCTATATGACAATAAACCAGAAGCATGAACTTATAAGTTTCCAAAACGGAAATATAAGCAGGTTTGAATATTAAACAACACAGTATAGCTCGTTAAAAGTTTATATGCATGTGGGAGAAAgtaaaagaaatacaagaatTGAACCACAAGAAAAATGACTTCTCAATCTTTTCAGTAGAATAGAACTTCGAATCGTCTACTGAGCATATATGCCAGAGTATAGATAATGCAGTATCTGCTATTgtcaaatataaatatcatcagaGCAAGATTGTAGCACTACATCACTGATAGTCTGATACAcatgaaaatatttgataagGCCCAACAAGGTCAGTTTCTATGCATGTGATGGTTGATGTATAACATATTAACTTTTACATTCACTGAATGAAATTTGGTACATGTTACTGACCACTTGAAGAAAACACTGACGATTTAGTCAGTGAAAACTTGTGAAAGCACATAAATTAAGTAAATACACAAGACAAATAACAACCGTAGAACATAACATTTCAAACTTGAAGTTGAAGAGAAATTCACCTGTAGTCGTCATAAAATTCAGTCAGATTTTGTATCTCAACATACTCAAGACCAGCATCTCTAGCCAACCTAAGAGCAAAAAGATCAATCTGATAAAAGATGTCTAAATATGatggaaaaacaaaaaacattGCAGAGATTAATTGGGCTGCAAATATTTCACATGCCCTTGGCAGCTTGAAACATTAAATTACTTAGACCAACTTGCTTGTTGTGAAAATACATTATTAGATATTTAAACTGTGCACAGGGAAATTATAGATTGTCATGAATCTAGCCTGCTTTACACATCTCTGAATCTCAAAACCAGCAAGCATGGAAGAGCTAAATGCATAGTTAGACTGCGTAAACTCTAAAGGTGTCAACAAAAAGAACACTGAGAAGGATCAAATGATAACCATCATATACATGATACCACAATGCACAAGAGAAGAAAATATCAACCTGATCAGGCTTGGGAAATGGACTAGGCACTGAGTTTCGGCAGACATGTCACCGGAAAATTTCAGCTGGTACTTCTTTCCAAAAAAAGGGAACCTTGAAATTATTCATATTAAAATCATTAGGAGCTCAAACATCAAGAGAAAATACGGAAAGAAACATAAGCCAAGATCCCTGTAGTTCACATACTTCTCTTCCTCGACTTCAAAAGTAATCATGTAGCTCTCAGACCGAATGCAGTTTGGAAATATGTTGGGCTTCAGTCCAACGCCTTTATTGTGGTATGCTTCCACATTTTTCTGGTACTTAGCCCTACAAATCAAAATCTGGAATTCAGATTAGGAAATCATACACAGCTTCGCAAAACCTTAGACTAGTCTCCAGTGGAACAAGCTTGCATAAACAGTGGATAAACCATGATGAACAGCATCCCAGCAGAGCACAGTATATGATCTCATATTGAAGCGCAGGACAGAGGAATGTTTTATGAAATACTGCCAATACAGCAATACTGGTAAAATAACTATGCACAAAAATTCCAAGAGCCGTGGGAAAAATACTTTAATCATATATGGTGAAGGTAGTAAAGAATATGCTGGTAGGAAGAATCCATATTAACACTACAAAGCCTTCCGAATTTAGTCCCATACCATATAGTAGATGAGTCGGGAGTAATACCAAGAAAATAACCTCCCGGCTTCAGCAAAGATGAGACATTGTGCAATAATCTCCTCACTTTCTCCTCAGTCTCAACACATAACTGCCAGCACGCAGGTATAAGATTAGATATCCAACACTGTCTCTTTTAGGACAAAAAGATTGGGAGAGACACCAATTGAAAAATCTCCTACCGGCAAATGTTCCATGCAGAAAACAATATCAGCCTTGTTTTCCTTGTCTTTCCAATGCAAGTCCACATCTTCCTGCAAAAGGTAAGCATTTGTCAAACAAAACACCATCTCATTTTTCTTATATCGAACAAATaacgaaaaagaaaaggaaaaaaatatactccGACCCAATGAAAGTAGCAACAACATCAATGTACAGAGGGATTTAAACAGCTCACAATGCAAGGATCAAACTCAAGGAACTCAGAAGTGTAAGCCTTCCGTCGGCTCTCCCATGCTTCCCTTACTTCATTCACCCCAGATGTGGCAACATCTGCATAAATGAAATTCCAAATCCAACACATAAATCATCCTCAGTTAACACCTTTAGTCTACAGAAAGCCTAAAAGAATATGAAATTGACAGAAGCCCAACACAAAACTTCTACTGACAGAAATATATAAAGTCATCAAAACCCAAATAGGAAGAAAGATAATGGAATTACCAATGCCAATGTAGTGACCAATCTGAGCTTCATCCAACTTCTCCTCATCAGGTACTTTACCACAGTACAAATCACACACCTGCACAAAAACCATCAATAATGACGAACAGTGAGATAGAGGAGTGGGAAAATAAACCATACGCAAAAATGATATGAGTTGGAAGGAGTATTATGGTAAAAATAGATGAGGAAGAAATGGATACGGTAGCGTAAGGGGAGACGAAGATGTTGATGAGAGCAGCTTTGACGAAGTGGATTAGACGGTGGTGGATTGACTCGGTGGGCCGCGGAGGAGGGAATGAACTCAGCATCGGAATTTCTGAAAtctcaagagagagagagagatagcgGAGGGAAAAATCAGTAGTGATATATTAACCCCATAAAATAAAGAGCAAAAGTCCTTGGATAAAAATGGAATTTAATACTCCTATATAGGAGGAAAGCACAAATACTAAGACTTAatgggaaaaatacgaattacataatcaaaaaaaaaatgatcgtTTATACGAAGCTTATATAAACATTCAGTCTTGCTTGATTCTCCAATCCTTCTCCTTCATCTCGACCACATTCCAATCccgaagaaaagaaaaaagatacaGAAATGGGCGGCGGAGTTGCGGAGGCGACTCTGGTGGAGGCAGCGCTGAGAGTGCTGAACACGGCGGATCCTTTTGAGAAAGCTCGACTCGGCGATGAAATCGCCAACAAATGGCTCAAAGGAGATATCAAAGTCGCCTACGATGCTTCCAAGGACATCCAAGTACCCGATCGCCCTTCCCGAGGCTCAAATGTGAGAAAAGCTGTTCGACGAAATGCCCCAACGAGTGTTTTTGGTTGAATTGGGTGTGGTTTGCGTGCAGGTGAAGCTGGTTTCGCCTAGTGAGATGCCGAAGCTGGGAAAGGCGGGGAGCCTGCAGAGTAGGCAGGCCCTTGTGCATAGTCTTGTGCATACTGAGAGCTGGGCTATTGACTTATCTTGGGTACtagtttctttctttccttTGCTTTATTGCTCGTCGAGATTGCTTGCATTTTTCGTGTGAAGTCGAATAACTAGATTAGAATGATCATgcctttttgtgggactcgatTGGATGTAGTTATGTTTGAAATCTTAAAATTGATGTGGTGTGAGAAAAATGAAGTCTTGAAGATGGATGAATTTTGACAAAATGGAAGGTATTGCAACTTTGCAAGCATGAAAGGGATTACTTTCTACCTTAATTCGCCTTTCTGCTTACCTTTTGACTATGATCAGACTTGTATGTGTGTCATAGAGGAACTGTTGAGCCTTATTTTGATGTAAACTTACAACTGTGTATTTCATTTTGCTTTCTCAATAATACTCATACTCTACCTTTTGATTGCGTTGAAATATACATCCATTCGACTGTAGTGGTAATGCATAAATAGAAGGTATTCCAAGCACAAAAGTGATTACTTTCAACCTTAATTCGCCTTTCTACTTAGCGTTAACTCGGTGTATCATAGAGAAACTGTTGGCCTTACGTTGATGTAAACTTAGGAACTGCTTGTTTCTTTTGCTTTCTGTTGAACCTTAGAACTTAAATTCAAGAAAATTGCTTCCACCATTTGATTTTATCGTCTGTTGCAGTGTGGTGTTAATACAGTCTCTCTTGAATATGTTTTGTACAGGACATAATTGCTCGATTTGGTAAGCAAGAGGCAATGCCAAGAGATTTTTTCACAGATTTTGTGAAAGTGGCACAAGATGAAGGTCGGCACTTCACCCTGCTTGCAGAAAGATTGAAGGAACTGGGATCTTTCTATGGAGCATTGCCTGCTCATGACGGTCTCTGGGATTCAGCCGCCGCTACTTCCAACGATCTGTTAGCACGTTTAGCAATCGAGCATTGTGTTCACGAGGTATATATATCCATAATTTCTCAGAGTTTGAAGATCGAATGTGGATGGTTACAAGAGTTGATATTAACACGTTGTTGGCGTTGGTTTAGGCTAGAGGGCTGGACGTTGTGCCCACAACGATATCACGTTTCCGCAAAGGAGGCGACGACAAGACAGCCGAATTGCTGGAGACAGTGGTCTATCCAGAAGAGATAACTCACTGTGCAGCTGGAGTGAAGTGGTTCAAGTTTCTGATTCTCCGCAAAGGATCGAAAGACAAAGATGTCGCAGTAGAGGAAGCTGAAGACGACGGGCGTGTCAATGCTGAAGTGATCCCTAAGTTCCACGAAATAGTGAGGGCTTTCTTCAGAGGGCCACTCAAGCCGCCTTTCAATGAGGTAGCAAGAAAAGCTGCTGGATTTGGACCTCAATGGTACCAACCTCTTGCTGTCAAAGACTagttcctctctctctctctcttgacaAAGAATTTTGATTAATCTCTGTTTTAGTCTCTTGTAATGATCAATTGGACCTTTATGCTCAATTTAAGTTGCAATGATATATAGGGTTCTACGATGACGATTATCTTGTTACAACAAAATGCTATAAATAGAAACAAGGGAGTTACCATTTTATTGGCAGAAAAAATTGACAAGTATTCCCATCCGATTATTCTTTACCTTTTCGTTTTTTGAAGGTAACACTCTCTCCAAGAGATCTTTATAGTTGAAATGAGAAAAACTAAGAAGCAATCGATGCCAAATATTTGAACAAACTAATGCGAATATTTGCCCCAAAAATGGCTCTTATCTGTCGAAAAGCAAATCCCGGAAAAAACGTGAACTGCGCCAGCAGAAGACATCAGCACCCGAGCTTTTCCAGATTATGATCTAAGATGTTTCCCGCTCagttgtgttatatttttctgaGAAGATAACTTCCATGTCTTCACAAAAGAAGCCTTCGGATATCACTGAAGTTGGATTGTAGTGCTGCCACGAAAGCGCCTGAGAAACAGATTGTTTACAACATCACATACAGGAAAGAATATAGCAAAGGGACTGCCAACTGTACAGCTGTTACTGATTTTCATCTTTAGTTCAGcaagaaagatgaagaaagaAGAGGTTCGAATCAAAGTGTTGACCAGCTGATTAATCTACAGATGAGAATGCAACCAAGATATATCTTGTCACCGATAGAGGTTAAAATCTTTTGGCATTACATACCTCCAACTTTGCCATCAAAGACACGATGGTCAGCAGACAGTGTTAAATTCATCTTTGTAACAACAGCGGGCTTCTCAATCCCTGGAACAAAAACTTTTCAAGTTCAGAATTGTGGTGTAAAGCTGACAGAATATTGCATTGAACCGTATGCATTTATGTATTACCATCATCTCCGATAGCTGGTTCTACAACTTGATTGCCCCGGCCAACAGCAAGAATACCGGCCTTCATGAAGAAAATGGCTTATTTTTATCACGATACGTAGTGCAAATCCATAGTAgagtatatatttatgtataattATAATCAATAACATAAATGTTAGTTTGGGCCACGACCACCAAGTTTAGCAAATTTTCCTCTTA comes from Salvia miltiorrhiza cultivar Shanhuang (shh) chromosome 3, IMPLAD_Smil_shh, whole genome shotgun sequence and encodes:
- the LOC131014765 gene encoding mRNA cap guanine-N7 methyltransferase 2 isoform X2, translated to MLSSFPPPRPTESIHHRLIHFVKAALINIFVSPYATVCDLYCGKVPDEEKLDEAQIGHYIGIDVATSGVNEVREAWESRRKAYTSEFLEFDPCIEDVDLHWKDKENKADIVFCMEHLPLCVETEEKVRRLLHNVSSLLKPGGYFLGITPDSSTIWAKYQKNVEAYHNKGVGLKPNIFPNCIRSESYMITFEVEEEKFPFFGKKYQLKFSGDMSAETQCLVHFPSLIRLARDAGLEYVEIQNLTEFYDDYRAQLTGMLMDAGHNIVDQRGRLLQRSYDVLGLYTTFIFRKPDPDIAPPLMTPLLDDGSHNHDEGWFLGDDMK
- the LOC131014765 gene encoding mRNA cap guanine-N7 methyltransferase 2 isoform X3; this translates as MLSSFPPPRPTESIHHRLIHFVKAALINIFVSPYATVCDLYCGKVPDEEKLDEAQIGHYIGIDVATSGVNEVREAWESRRKAYTSEFLEFDPCIEDVDLHWKDKENKADIVFCMEHLPLCVETEEKVRRLLHNVSSLLKPGGYFLGITPDSSTIWAKYQKNVEAYHNKGVGLKPNIFPNCIRSESYMITFEVEEEKFPFFGKKYQLKFSGDMSAETQCLVHFPSLIRLARDAGLEYVEIQNLTEFYDDYRAQLTGMLMDAGHNIVDQRGRLLQRSYDVLGLYTTFIFRKPDPDIAPPLMTPLLDDGSHNHDE
- the LOC131014765 gene encoding mRNA cap guanine-N7 methyltransferase 2 isoform X1; the encoded protein is MLSSFPPPRPTESIHHRLIHFVKAALINIFVSPYATVCDLYCGKVPDEEKLDEAQIGHYIGIDVATSGVNEVREAWESRRKAYTSEFLEFDPCIEDVDLHWKDKENKADIVFCMEHLPLCVETEEKVRRLLHNVSSLLKPGGYFLGITPDSSTIWAKYQKNVEAYHNKGVGLKPNIFPNCIRSESYMITFEVEEEKFPFFGKKYQLKFSGDMSAETQCLVHFPSLIRLARDAGLEYVEIQNLTEFYDDYRAQLTGMLMDAGHNIVDQRGRLLQRSYDVLGLYTTFIFRKPDPDIAPPLMTPLLDDGSHNHDEAPLTAQREWQVVGWRDEEKSVPPDSSSGLGKITEQKGILGPGPAELRFPEAL
- the LOC131014767 gene encoding uncharacterized protein LOC131014767; the protein is MGGGVAEATLVEAALRVLNTADPFEKARLGDEIANKWLKGDIKVAYDASKDIQVPDRPSRGSNVKLVSPSEMPKLGKAGSLQSRQALVHSLVHTESWAIDLSWDIIARFGKQEAMPRDFFTDFVKVAQDEGRHFTLLAERLKELGSFYGALPAHDGLWDSAAATSNDLLARLAIEHCVHEARGLDVVPTTISRFRKGGDDKTAELLETVVYPEEITHCAAGVKWFKFLILRKGSKDKDVAVEEAEDDGRVNAEVIPKFHEIVRAFFRGPLKPPFNEVARKAAGFGPQWYQPLAVKD